Genomic segment of Mycolicibacterium psychrotolerans:
GCGGCCGCGGCCCGAAAGGTGTCCGCGGCGCCGAGGACCACCCGGCGGCCGTCGGCGACCAGCACCCGGGCCAGCTTGCCGACCGTCGTGGTCTTGCCGGTGCCGTTGACGCCGACGACCAGCAGCACCGAGGGCTTGTCCTCGTGCGGCAACGCCCTGATGGAGCGGTCCAGGTCGGTCTGCAACTCGGCGATCAGGACGTCGCGCAGCACGGCGCGCGCGTCGGCCTCGGTGCGCACGGTGCTGCTGGCCATGCGCGTGCGCAGCGCGGCGACCACCGACTCGGTCACGACCGGCCCCAGGTCGGCGATCAGCAGGGTGTCCTCGATCTCCTCCCAGGACTCCTCGTCGAGGTCGCCGCCGCCGAGCAGGCCCAGCATGCTGCGGCCCAGCGTGTTCTGCGATTTCGCCAGGCGGCCGCGCAGCCGGTCGAGCCGGCCCTCGGTGGGCGCGATGGACTCGAGGTCGGGGGCCACCGGCGCCGCAGGAGCTTCCGGCGCTGCGGGGGCCACCGGCGCCGCAGGAGCTTCCGGCCCTGCGGGTGCCACCGGCGCTTCTGGCGCCTCCGGCGGGGGGGCTTGGGGTGCTTCGGGCGCAGGTTTGTCCACCGTCGGGGCGGGAAGGGTGTCAGGCAGCCTGACGTCGGCGATGGGACGCTTCGGGGCGTCGCGCGGGATGGTGGCATCATCGCCGACGGCGGGCAACCCGGTGGTGTCGATGCGCTCGGGCGTCTTCGGCGGGCGCGGGGGCGCCTCGGTGGGCGCCGACGCCGAGAACGTGATCCCTGACGCGGCTTTGTAGCCGCCGGATCGATCGACAGGAGTGGCAGTGTCTGGAGCCGAGAGACTGATGCGGCGCCGGCGGTACCGCACCAGCCCGACGACGAGTGCAACGACCAGCAGGACGGCGATGACCGCGATGGCGATCCAGAGACCCTCACTCACCCGGCCATTGTCTCAGGGGCCTCGAGCGAGTCACAGCCGGTGAGCTTCGACCCC
This window contains:
- the ftsY gene encoding signal recognition particle-docking protein FtsY yields the protein MSEGLWIAIAVIAVLLVVALVVGLVRYRRRRISLSAPDTATPVDRSGGYKAASGITFSASAPTEAPPRPPKTPERIDTTGLPAVGDDATIPRDAPKRPIADVRLPDTLPAPTVDKPAPEAPQAPPPEAPEAPVAPAGPEAPAAPVAPAAPEAPAAPVAPDLESIAPTEGRLDRLRGRLAKSQNTLGRSMLGLLGGGDLDEESWEEIEDTLLIADLGPVVTESVVAALRTRMASSTVRTEADARAVLRDVLIAELQTDLDRSIRALPHEDKPSVLLVVGVNGTGKTTTVGKLARVLVADGRRVVLGAADTFRAAAADQLQTWASRVGAQVVRGAEGADPASVAFDAVDTGIASGADVVVIDTAGRLHTKTGLMDELGKVKRVVGRRAAVDEVLLVLDATIGQNSLPQARVFAEVVDITGVVLTKLDGTARGGIVFRVQQELGVPVKLVGLGEGPDDLAPFEPAAFVDALLG